A stretch of the Streptomyces ortus genome encodes the following:
- a CDS encoding 2-hydroxy-3-oxopropionate reductase: MSNPADSSHASRPAIAWIGLGIMGSPMSENLIKAGYDVTGFTLEQDKLDRLTAAGGTAAGSIAEAVRDADVVITMVPASPQVEAIAYGPDGILAHARSGALLIDMSSITPQTSVDLAEAAKAKGIRVLDAPVSGGEAGAVEAVLSIMVGGDRADFDRAEPIFEALGRTIVLCGPHGSGQTVKAANQLIVAVNIQACAEAVVFLEKSGVDLEAALDVLNGGLAGSTVLTRKKDNFLNRDFEPGFRIDLHHKDMGIVTDAARNVGAALPVGAVVAQLVASLRAQGDGGLDHSALLRAVERLSGARV, encoded by the coding sequence ATGAGCAACCCTGCCGACAGTTCCCACGCGTCCCGTCCGGCGATCGCCTGGATCGGCCTCGGCATCATGGGCTCCCCCATGTCGGAGAACCTGATCAAGGCCGGTTACGACGTCACCGGGTTCACCCTGGAGCAGGACAAGCTGGACCGGCTGACCGCCGCGGGCGGCACCGCGGCCGGTTCGATAGCCGAGGCCGTACGGGACGCCGACGTCGTGATCACGATGGTGCCCGCCTCCCCGCAGGTCGAGGCCATCGCGTACGGGCCCGACGGCATCCTCGCGCACGCCCGGTCCGGCGCCCTCCTGATCGACATGTCCTCCATCACCCCGCAGACCTCCGTGGACCTGGCCGAGGCGGCCAAGGCCAAGGGCATCCGGGTCCTGGACGCCCCGGTGTCCGGCGGCGAGGCCGGCGCGGTCGAGGCCGTGCTGTCCATCATGGTCGGCGGCGACCGGGCCGACTTCGACCGGGCCGAGCCGATCTTCGAAGCGCTCGGCAGGACCATCGTGCTGTGCGGTCCGCACGGCTCCGGCCAGACCGTGAAGGCCGCGAACCAGCTGATCGTCGCCGTGAACATCCAGGCGTGCGCCGAGGCCGTGGTCTTCCTCGAGAAGTCCGGCGTCGACCTGGAGGCGGCCCTGGATGTGCTGAACGGCGGCCTCGCCGGCTCGACCGTGCTGACCCGCAAGAAGGACAACTTCCTGAACCGCGACTTCGAGCCGGGCTTCCGGATCGACCTGCACCACAAGGACATGGGCATCGTCACGGACGCCGCCCGCAACGTCGGTGCCGCGCTGCCCGTCGGCGCCGTGGTCGCCCAACTCGTCGCGTCCCTGCGCGCCCAGGGCGACGGCGGCCTGGACCACTCCGCGCTGCTGCGCGCGGTCGAGCGCCTCTCCGGCGCGCGGGTCTGA
- a CDS encoding TIM barrel protein produces MPGFSTDAAAEQRFNVNLSILFTELPLLERPAAAAAAGFTAVELWWPWTDTPTPPRAELDALKKAIEDADVQLTGLNFYAGQLPGPDRGALSLPGPESERFRANIDVAADFAHSLGCTALNALYGNRVEGVDPAEQDELALENLVLAARAADRVGAVLLIETLNKPESPLYPLVSAEAGIAVVDRVNEATGLGNARFLMDLYHLSMNGEDLPSVIERYAARTGHVQIADNPGRGAPGTGSLPLAELLGLLRKQGYEGWVGLEYKPGDRPSADSFDWLPHEARAARAAHIDRADRVTD; encoded by the coding sequence ATGCCCGGTTTCTCGACGGATGCGGCCGCAGAGCAGCGCTTCAACGTCAACCTGTCGATCCTCTTCACCGAGCTGCCGCTCCTGGAGCGCCCCGCGGCAGCCGCCGCGGCGGGTTTCACCGCGGTCGAGCTCTGGTGGCCCTGGACCGACACCCCCACCCCGCCGCGCGCGGAGCTCGACGCCCTGAAGAAGGCGATCGAGGACGCGGACGTACAGCTGACGGGCCTCAACTTCTACGCCGGACAGCTGCCGGGCCCGGACCGCGGCGCGCTCTCACTTCCAGGCCCCGAGTCCGAGCGGTTCCGCGCGAACATCGACGTGGCCGCGGACTTCGCGCACTCGCTGGGCTGCACGGCTCTCAACGCGCTGTACGGCAACCGCGTCGAGGGCGTGGACCCGGCCGAGCAGGACGAACTCGCCCTGGAGAACCTCGTACTGGCGGCCCGCGCGGCCGACCGCGTCGGCGCGGTGCTGCTGATCGAGACGCTCAACAAGCCGGAGTCGCCGCTCTATCCGCTGGTGAGCGCCGAGGCCGGGATCGCCGTCGTCGACCGGGTCAACGAGGCGACGGGACTCGGCAACGCCCGCTTCCTCATGGACCTCTACCACCTGTCCATGAACGGCGAGGACCTGCCGTCGGTGATCGAGCGGTACGCCGCCAGGACCGGCCACGTCCAGATCGCCGACAACCCGGGCCGTGGCGCGCCCGGCACCGGCTCGCTCCCGCTGGCGGAGCTGCTCGGCCTGCTGCGCAAGCAGGGGTACGAGGGCTGGGTCGGGCTGGAGTACAAGCCGGGTGACCGGCCGAGCGCCGACTCCTTCGACTGGCTGCCGCACGAGGCCCGCGCCGCCCGCGCCGCCCACATCGACCGCGCCGACCGCGTCACTGACTGA
- a CDS encoding helix-turn-helix domain-containing protein, translating to MGAEMLPADEAGPDDVVLSWEGVEVVAVRLPQLADSLDHILAALERKRGKPLAELDRKAKQEVVRTLEARGAFSVRHGVETVAGALGVSRFTVYNYLNREKDV from the coding sequence ATGGGTGCCGAGATGCTCCCCGCCGACGAGGCCGGACCCGACGACGTGGTGCTCTCCTGGGAGGGCGTGGAGGTCGTGGCCGTCCGCCTGCCGCAGCTCGCCGACTCGCTGGACCACATCCTGGCCGCCCTGGAACGCAAGCGCGGCAAGCCCCTCGCCGAGCTGGACCGCAAGGCCAAGCAGGAGGTCGTGCGGACCCTTGAGGCGCGCGGAGCCTTCTCCGTACGGCACGGCGTGGAGACGGTGGCGGGTGCGCTGGGCGTCTCGCGGTTCACCGTCTACAACTACCTGAACCGCGAGAAGGACGTCTGA
- the uraD gene encoding 2-oxo-4-hydroxy-4-carboxy-5-ureidoimidazoline decarboxylase, with the protein MTSSTTTPGGLARFNTLEEPAARAALHELCASTAWAHRLLTGRPYATGDDLFARSDAAMADLSDADLAEAMAGHPPIGRPKPGDPTSSREQRGMAGASDELKAEMLELNLAYQERFGHVFLICATGLTGEQMRDALRRRIGNTPAQEREIVRTELGRINRIRLAPLVEEDASA; encoded by the coding sequence GTGACTTCGAGTACGACGACACCCGGCGGCCTCGCCCGGTTCAACACCCTGGAGGAACCCGCGGCCCGCGCCGCCCTCCACGAACTGTGCGCCTCGACGGCCTGGGCGCACAGGCTGCTCACCGGCCGCCCGTACGCCACCGGCGACGACCTCTTCGCGCGCAGCGACGCCGCCATGGCCGACCTGAGCGACGCCGACCTGGCGGAGGCGATGGCCGGCCACCCGCCGATCGGCCGCCCGAAGCCGGGCGACCCGACCTCCTCCCGCGAACAGCGGGGCATGGCGGGCGCCTCCGACGAGCTGAAGGCGGAGATGCTGGAACTGAACCTGGCGTACCAGGAGCGGTTCGGCCATGTCTTCCTGATCTGCGCGACCGGCCTCACCGGCGAACAGATGCGTGACGCGCTCAGGAGGCGCATCGGCAACACGCCCGCACAGGAGCGCGAGATCGTGCGCACCGAGCTGGGCAGGATCAACCGCATCCGGCTCGCCCCACTCGTCGAAGAGGACGCATCCGCATGA
- a CDS encoding hydroxyisourate hydrolase, with product MTTGTTDSVTPAAPVASVSTHILDTSVGRPAAGVAVRLAARSGRDARWQELGGSATDADGRCKDLPALPEGTTHVRLDFAVEAYFEKKAASDTYVSDQPEQNHPEQNQAEAQQDAPANRDSGAPQVFFPEVAITFAVSPGEHYHVPLLLNPFGYSVYRGS from the coding sequence ATGACCACCGGGACCACCGACTCCGTCACTCCCGCCGCGCCTGTCGCCTCCGTGTCCACGCACATCCTGGACACCAGCGTCGGCCGCCCCGCCGCGGGCGTCGCCGTCCGGCTCGCGGCCCGCAGCGGCCGGGACGCGCGGTGGCAGGAACTCGGCGGCTCCGCGACCGACGCGGACGGCCGGTGCAAGGACCTGCCGGCCCTGCCGGAGGGCACCACCCACGTACGGCTCGACTTCGCCGTCGAGGCGTACTTCGAGAAGAAGGCCGCGAGCGACACGTACGTGAGCGACCAGCCCGAGCAGAATCACCCCGAGCAGAATCAGGCCGAGGCGCAGCAGGACGCCCCCGCGAACCGGGACAGCGGTGCCCCACAGGTGTTCTTCCCCGAGGTGGCGATCACGTTCGCCGTCAGCCCGGGGGAGCACTATCACGTACCGCTGCTGCTCAACCCGTTCGGCTACTCCGTATACCGAGGGAGCTAG
- the pucL gene encoding factor-independent urate hydroxylase, which yields MTTPSRSARPAVLAQNQYGKAENRVVRITRDGATHHIKDLNVSVALSGDMEEVHYSGSNANVLPTDTTKNTVYAFAKEHGIESAEQFGIHLARHFVTSQEPIRTARIRIEEYSWERIGAPEADSPAAGAPQGGHSFARKGQETRVTQITYDGSSWQVISGLKDLVVLNSTNSEFWGYVKDKYTTLQEAYDRILATEVSARWRFDWTDDGQPMPDWEESYAQVRGHMLQAFAQTYSLSLQQTLYQMGARIIEHRDEIDEVRFSLPNKHHFLVDLEPFGLKNDNEVYFAADRPYGLIEATILRDGSEALIPVDLSNL from the coding sequence ATGACCACCCCTTCCCGTTCGGCCCGTCCGGCGGTCCTGGCCCAGAACCAGTACGGCAAGGCCGAGAACCGCGTCGTCAGGATCACCCGGGACGGCGCCACGCACCACATCAAGGACCTGAACGTCTCCGTCGCCCTCAGCGGTGACATGGAGGAGGTCCACTACTCGGGCTCCAACGCGAACGTCCTGCCGACGGACACCACCAAGAACACGGTGTACGCCTTCGCCAAGGAGCACGGCATCGAGTCCGCCGAGCAGTTCGGCATCCACCTCGCCCGGCACTTCGTGACCTCGCAGGAGCCGATCCGCACCGCCCGGATCCGTATCGAGGAGTACTCCTGGGAGCGCATCGGGGCCCCGGAGGCGGACTCCCCGGCCGCCGGCGCCCCGCAGGGCGGGCACTCCTTCGCCCGCAAGGGCCAGGAGACCCGCGTCACGCAGATCACGTACGACGGCTCCTCGTGGCAGGTCATATCCGGCCTCAAGGACCTGGTCGTCCTGAACTCGACGAACTCCGAGTTCTGGGGCTACGTCAAGGACAAGTACACGACGCTGCAGGAGGCGTACGACCGCATCCTCGCCACCGAGGTGTCCGCCCGCTGGCGGTTCGACTGGACCGACGACGGGCAGCCGATGCCCGACTGGGAGGAGTCCTACGCACAGGTGCGCGGGCACATGCTCCAGGCCTTCGCGCAGACGTACTCGCTCTCGCTGCAGCAGACCCTGTACCAGATGGGCGCGCGGATCATCGAGCACCGCGACGAGATCGACGAGGTCCGCTTCTCGCTGCCGAACAAGCACCACTTCCTCGTCGACCTGGAGCCGTTCGGCCTCAAGAACGACAACGAGGTCTACTTCGCGGCCGACCGGCCGTACGGCCTGATCGAGGCGACGATCCTGCGGGACGGCTCCGAGGCGCTCATCCCGGTGGACCTCAGCAACCTCTGA
- a CDS encoding 8-oxoguanine deaminase, with translation MAADRRIVIENCSIATVDADDTEYPSGHLVLAGDRIESLGAGQAPEGLENVVRRIDATGHLVTPGLVNTHHHFYQWITRGLATDHNLFDWLVALYPTWARIDERMTYAAAQGSLGMMARGGVTTAMDHHYVFPKGSGDLSGSIIRAARETGVRFTLARGSMDRSEKDGGLPPDFAVETLEGALAATEATVDEHHDASFGAMTQVAVAPCSPFSVSTELMRQGAELARRKGVRLHTHGSETVEEEQFCKELFGMGPTDYFESTGWLGEDVWMAHCVHMNDSDIAAFARTRTGVAHCPSSNARLAAGIARVPDMLAAGVPVGLGVDGTASNESGELHTELRNALLINRLGAHREAALTARQALRLGTYGGAQVLGRAPEIGSLEPGKLADLVLWKLDTLAHASIADPVTALVLGAAAPVTASFVNGEQIVENGRLLHVDEDAVARSTRDEARRLARIAAGA, from the coding sequence ATGGCAGCAGACCGGCGGATCGTCATCGAGAACTGCTCGATCGCGACCGTGGACGCCGACGACACCGAGTACCCGTCGGGCCACCTGGTCCTGGCGGGCGACCGCATCGAGTCGCTGGGCGCCGGCCAGGCCCCCGAGGGACTGGAGAACGTCGTACGCCGGATCGACGCGACCGGCCACCTCGTCACCCCGGGCCTGGTCAACACCCATCACCACTTCTACCAGTGGATCACCCGCGGCCTCGCCACGGACCACAACCTCTTCGACTGGCTCGTCGCCCTGTACCCGACCTGGGCGCGCATCGACGAGCGCATGACGTACGCGGCGGCCCAGGGCTCCCTCGGCATGATGGCCCGCGGCGGAGTCACCACCGCCATGGACCACCACTACGTGTTCCCCAAGGGCTCGGGCGACCTGTCCGGCTCGATCATCCGCGCCGCACGGGAGACGGGCGTCCGCTTCACCCTGGCCCGCGGGTCCATGGACCGCAGCGAGAAGGACGGCGGACTGCCGCCCGACTTCGCCGTCGAAACCCTCGAAGGCGCCCTCGCCGCCACCGAGGCGACCGTCGACGAACACCACGACGCCTCCTTCGGCGCCATGACCCAGGTGGCGGTCGCGCCCTGCTCGCCCTTCTCCGTGTCGACCGAACTCATGCGGCAGGGAGCCGAGTTGGCCCGGCGCAAGGGAGTGCGGCTGCACACCCACGGCTCGGAGACGGTCGAGGAGGAGCAGTTCTGCAAGGAACTGTTCGGCATGGGCCCGACCGACTACTTCGAGTCGACCGGCTGGCTCGGCGAGGACGTGTGGATGGCCCACTGCGTTCATATGAACGACTCCGACATCGCCGCCTTCGCCCGTACGAGGACGGGAGTGGCCCACTGCCCCTCCTCCAACGCCCGGCTGGCGGCCGGGATCGCGCGGGTGCCCGACATGCTCGCGGCCGGCGTCCCGGTCGGCCTCGGGGTCGACGGCACGGCGTCCAACGAGTCCGGCGAACTGCACACCGAACTGCGCAACGCGCTGCTCATCAACCGCCTCGGTGCCCACCGCGAGGCCGCCCTGACCGCCCGTCAGGCGCTGCGCCTCGGAACGTACGGTGGAGCCCAAGTCCTCGGCCGGGCACCGGAGATCGGCTCCCTGGAGCCGGGCAAGCTCGCCGACCTGGTGCTGTGGAAGCTGGACACCCTGGCCCACGCGTCGATCGCCGACCCGGTCACCGCACTCGTCCTCGGCGCCGCGGCGCCGGTCACCGCCTCCTTCGTGAACGGTGAGCAGATCGTCGAGAACGGCCGGCTGCTGCACGTCGACGAGGACGCCGTCGCCCGCTCCACGCGGGACGAGGCCCGGCGCCTCGCGCGGATCGCCGCGGGGGCCTGA
- a CDS encoding nucleobase:cation symporter-2 family protein has product MAAQHVPSSTDVSATGPKKHPVDEKLPALKMATSGLQHVAAMYAGVVAPPLIVGAAVGLTATELTFLTGACLFTAGLATFLQTLGIWKIGARLPFVNGVTFAGVAPMIAVVNSTDDKRDALPVIFGAVIVAGVLGFLAAPFFSKAVRFFPPVVTGTVITLIGISLMPVAFGWAQGPDPAAHDYGSTTNLGLAGATLLIVLLLRRFTRGFVKQIAVLLGLVAGTFVAIPFGVTDFAPVADAAVVGFPTPFHFGAPQFQVAAIVSLCVVMVVSMTESTADMLALGEIVGRPADERTIAAGLRADTLGSAVSPLFNGFMCSAFAQNIGLVAMTRIRSRYVVATGGGFLVLMGLCPMAASLIAVVPRPVLGGAGVVLFGSVAASGIQTLVKAGLEKDNNVLIVAVSLAVGIIPITAPEFYHAFPETAKIILDSGISTGCVAAVALNLVFNHLGGSRECDEVTAPMEPGPGSGAGPEPVAAR; this is encoded by the coding sequence GTGGCTGCCCAGCACGTGCCCAGCAGTACGGACGTAAGCGCAACCGGCCCGAAAAAGCACCCGGTTGACGAGAAACTCCCCGCCCTGAAGATGGCGACCAGCGGTCTGCAGCACGTGGCCGCCATGTACGCCGGAGTCGTCGCCCCGCCTCTGATCGTCGGCGCCGCCGTGGGCCTGACCGCGACCGAACTGACCTTCCTCACCGGCGCCTGTCTGTTCACCGCCGGACTCGCCACCTTCCTGCAGACCCTCGGCATCTGGAAGATCGGCGCCCGCCTGCCCTTCGTCAACGGCGTCACCTTCGCCGGAGTGGCTCCGATGATCGCGGTCGTCAACTCCACCGACGACAAGCGCGACGCGCTGCCGGTCATCTTCGGCGCGGTCATCGTGGCGGGCGTACTCGGCTTCCTCGCCGCCCCGTTCTTCAGCAAGGCCGTCCGCTTCTTCCCGCCCGTCGTCACCGGCACGGTCATCACCCTCATAGGCATCTCCCTGATGCCGGTCGCCTTCGGCTGGGCCCAGGGCCCCGACCCGGCCGCGCACGACTACGGCTCCACCACCAACCTGGGCCTGGCCGGCGCGACCCTGCTCATCGTCCTGCTGCTGCGCCGCTTCACCCGCGGCTTCGTCAAACAGATCGCCGTCCTGCTCGGCCTGGTCGCCGGCACGTTCGTCGCGATCCCGTTCGGCGTCACCGACTTCGCGCCGGTGGCCGACGCGGCGGTCGTCGGCTTTCCTACGCCGTTCCACTTCGGAGCGCCGCAGTTCCAGGTCGCCGCGATCGTCTCGCTGTGCGTGGTGATGGTCGTCTCGATGACCGAATCGACCGCGGACATGCTGGCGTTGGGGGAGATAGTCGGCAGGCCGGCCGATGAGAGGACCATCGCGGCGGGACTGCGGGCCGACACCCTGGGCTCGGCCGTGAGCCCTCTGTTCAACGGTTTCATGTGCAGCGCCTTCGCCCAGAACATCGGCCTGGTCGCGATGACCCGGATCCGCAGCCGGTACGTCGTGGCCACGGGCGGCGGCTTCCTCGTCCTGATGGGCCTGTGCCCCATGGCCGCGTCGCTGATAGCCGTGGTCCCGCGTCCCGTGCTCGGCGGGGCGGGCGTGGTGCTGTTCGGCTCGGTGGCCGCGAGCGGCATCCAGACCCTCGTCAAGGCGGGCCTGGAGAAGGACAACAACGTGCTGATCGTGGCGGTCTCGCTGGCCGTCGGCATCATCCCGATCACCGCGCCGGAGTTCTACCACGCGTTCCCGGAGACCGCGAAGATCATCCTGGACTCGGGGATCTCGACCGGGTGCGTGGCCGCCGTCGCTCTGAACCTGGTCTTCAACCACCTGGGCGGAAGCCGCGAGTGCGACGAGGTGACGGCACCGATGGAGCCGGGACCGGGTTCGGGTGCGGGGCCGGAGCCGGTGGCCGCCCGCTGA
- a CDS encoding chitosanase → MIGASLLAGPALTATPAVAASPGLDDPAKKEIAMKLVSSAENSSLDWKAQYQYIEDIGDGRGYTAGIIGFCSGTHDMLDLVELYTRRKPDNPLAGYLPALRRVDGSDSHEGLDPGYPDAWRRAAQDQVFKQAQNDERDRVYFNPAVQRGKADGIGTLGQFTYYDAIVMHGNGGDSTSFGSIRNRALGRARPPAQGGDEVTYLNAFLDARVWAMKQEEAHSDTSRVDTAQRVFLRNRNLDLNPPLDWQVYGDSFHIG, encoded by the coding sequence ATGATCGGCGCATCCCTGCTCGCAGGCCCCGCCCTCACCGCCACCCCAGCCGTCGCCGCCTCCCCCGGCCTCGACGACCCGGCGAAGAAGGAGATCGCCATGAAGCTGGTCTCCAGCGCGGAGAACTCCTCGCTGGACTGGAAGGCGCAGTACCAGTACATCGAGGACATCGGCGACGGCCGCGGCTACACCGCGGGCATCATCGGATTCTGCTCGGGCACGCACGACATGCTCGACCTCGTCGAGCTGTACACCCGGCGCAAGCCCGACAACCCCCTTGCCGGATACCTGCCCGCACTGCGCCGCGTCGACGGCTCCGACTCGCACGAGGGGCTGGACCCCGGCTACCCGGACGCCTGGCGCCGGGCGGCCCAGGACCAGGTCTTCAAGCAGGCCCAGAACGACGAGCGGGACCGCGTCTACTTCAACCCGGCGGTCCAGCGCGGCAAGGCGGACGGCATCGGCACGCTCGGCCAGTTCACGTACTACGACGCCATCGTCATGCACGGCAACGGCGGCGACAGTACGAGCTTCGGCAGCATCCGCAACCGGGCGCTGGGCCGGGCCAGGCCCCCGGCCCAGGGCGGCGACGAGGTCACGTACCTCAACGCCTTCCTCGACGCCCGCGTGTGGGCGATGAAGCAGGAGGAGGCCCACTCGGACACCAGCCGCGTGGACACCGCCCAGCGGGTCTTCCTCAGGAACCGGAACCTCGACCTCAACCCGCCGCTGGACTGGCAGGTCTACGGCGACAGCTTCCACATCGGCTGA
- a CDS encoding pyridoxal phosphate-dependent aminotransferase encodes MEFRQSSKLSEVCYEIRGPVIEHANALEEAGHSVLRLNTGNPAAFGFEAPAEILQDMIRMLPQAHGYTDSRGILSARRAVAQRYQERGIEVGVDDVFLGNGVSELVSMAVQALLEDGDEVLIPAPDFPLWTAVTTLAGGKAVHYLCDEQADWYPDLDDMASKITDRTKAVVIINPNNPTGAVYPKEVVEGILDLARRHGLMVFADEIYDQILYDDAVHHTAAALAPDLVVLTFCGLSKTYRVAGFRSGWLVVTGPRQHAKSYLEGLTMLASMRLCANAPAQYAIQAALGGRQSIHELTAPGGRLREQRDIAWERLNEIPGVSCVKPKGALYAFARLDPSVHKIHDDEKFVLDLLLREKIQVVQGTGFNWPRPDHFRILTLPYADDLDAAISRIGRFLSGYRQ; translated from the coding sequence ATGGAGTTCCGGCAGTCGAGCAAGCTCAGCGAGGTCTGTTACGAGATCCGGGGCCCGGTCATCGAGCACGCGAACGCCCTGGAGGAGGCAGGCCACAGCGTGCTGCGCCTCAACACGGGCAACCCCGCGGCCTTCGGCTTCGAGGCCCCGGCGGAGATCCTCCAGGACATGATCCGGATGCTCCCGCAGGCACACGGCTACACGGACTCGCGCGGCATCCTCTCGGCCCGCCGCGCCGTGGCGCAGCGCTACCAGGAGCGGGGCATCGAAGTCGGCGTGGACGACGTCTTCCTGGGCAACGGCGTCTCCGAACTCGTCTCGATGGCCGTCCAGGCCCTCCTGGAGGACGGCGACGAAGTCCTCATCCCCGCCCCGGACTTCCCGCTCTGGACGGCGGTGACGACCCTCGCGGGCGGCAAGGCCGTGCACTACCTGTGCGACGAACAGGCCGACTGGTACCCGGACCTGGACGACATGGCATCGAAGATCACGGACCGCACGAAGGCCGTCGTCATCATCAACCCGAACAACCCCACCGGCGCGGTCTACCCCAAGGAGGTCGTCGAGGGCATCCTCGACCTGGCCCGCCGGCACGGTCTGATGGTGTTCGCGGACGAGATCTACGATCAGATCCTGTACGACGACGCCGTGCACCACACGGCCGCCGCGCTCGCTCCCGACCTGGTGGTCCTCACCTTCTGCGGCCTGTCGAAGACGTACCGCGTGGCGGGTTTCCGCTCCGGCTGGCTGGTCGTGACCGGGCCGCGCCAGCACGCGAAGAGCTACCTGGAGGGCCTCACCATGCTGGCCTCCATGCGGCTGTGCGCCAACGCGCCGGCGCAGTACGCCATCCAGGCCGCGCTCGGCGGCCGGCAGTCCATCCACGAACTCACCGCGCCCGGTGGCCGGTTGCGGGAGCAGCGGGACATCGCGTGGGAGAGGCTGAACGAGATCCCCGGGGTCTCCTGTGTGAAACCCAAGGGCGCGCTGTACGCGTTCGCGCGGCTCGACCCCTCGGTCCACAAGATCCACGACGACGAGAAGTTCGTGCTCGACCTGCTGCTGCGCGAGAAGATCCAGGTGGTCCAGGGCACCGGTTTCAACTGGCCGCGCCCCGACCACTTTCGCATCCTCACCCTCCCGTACGCCGACGACCTCGACGCGGCGATCAGCAGGATCGGCCGGTTCCTGAGCGGCTACCGGCAGTAG
- a CDS encoding winged helix-turn-helix transcriptional regulator, with translation MSPRRSYDQYCSAARALDAVGDRWTLLIVRELLAGPRRYTDLHADLPGVSTDVLASRLKDMERDGLTTRRRMPPPGAVYVYELTVRGRELLPVLQALGEWGAPLLAERRPTDAVRAHWFALPLLRALEGFGEGVVQVRLGEGEFYVHVGDGGGGGPVYGEGPAPVTPDARLSLDTETCTLLGRGELTLLDAIRAHRVAVAGEGPLAKALREP, from the coding sequence ATGTCACCTCGCCGAAGCTACGACCAGTACTGTTCCGCTGCCCGGGCGCTCGACGCCGTCGGTGACCGCTGGACCCTCCTGATCGTCCGCGAGCTGCTGGCCGGTCCGCGCCGCTACACCGACCTGCACGCCGACCTGCCCGGGGTGAGCACGGATGTGCTCGCCTCGCGGCTCAAGGACATGGAGCGGGACGGCCTGACGACCCGTCGGCGGATGCCGCCGCCGGGTGCGGTGTACGTGTACGAACTCACCGTCCGTGGGCGTGAGTTGCTGCCCGTGCTGCAGGCGCTGGGGGAGTGGGGGGCGCCGCTGCTGGCGGAGCGGCGGCCCACGGACGCGGTGCGTGCGCACTGGTTCGCGCTGCCGTTGCTGAGGGCGTTGGAGGGGTTCGGCGAGGGGGTCGTCCAAGTGCGCCTGGGCGAGGGCGAGTTCTATGTCCACGTCGGGGACGGGGGCGGGGGCGGGCCGGTGTACGGCGAGGGGCCCGCGCCCGTGACGCCCGACGCGCGGCTGTCGCTCGACACGGAGACGTGTACGTTGCTGGGGCGGGGGGAGTTGACGCTCCTCGACGCGATACGCGCGCATCGGGTGGCGGTGGCCGGTGAGGGCCCCCTGGCGAAGGCCCTGCGCGAGCCCTGA